One window from the genome of Elephas maximus indicus isolate mEleMax1 chromosome 8, mEleMax1 primary haplotype, whole genome shotgun sequence encodes:
- the DNAJC2 gene encoding dnaJ homolog subfamily C member 2 isoform X5, translated as MLKTLDPKDWKNQDHYAVLGLGHVRYKATQRQIKAAHKAMVLKHHPDKRKAAGEPIKEGDNDYFTCITKAYEMLSDPVKRRAFNSVDPTFDNSVPSKSEAKDNFFEVFSPVFERNSRWSNKKNVPKLGDTNSSFEDVDAFYSFWYNFDSWREFSYLDEEEKEKAECRDERRWIEKQNRATRAQRKKEEMNRIRTLVDNAYSCDPRIKKFKEEEKAKKEAEKKAKAEAKRKEQEAKEKQRQAELEAARLAKEKEEEEVRQQALLAKKEKDIQKKAIKRERQKLRNSCKTWNHFSDNEAERVKMMEEVEKLCDRLELASLQCLNETLTSSTKEVGKAALEKQIEEINEQIRKEKEEAEARMRQASKNAEKSTGGGGNGGKNWSEDDLQLLIKAVNLFPAGTNSSCNIGCSRWEVIANYMNIHSSSGVKRTAKDVIGKAKSLQKLDPHQKDDINKKAFDKFKKEHGVVPQADNATPSERFEAGPCTDFTPWTTEEQKLLEQALKTYPVNTPERWEKIADAVPGRTKKDCMKRYKELVEMVKAKKAAQEQVLNASRAKK; from the exons ATAAAGCAATGGTTTTAAAACATCACCCAGACAAACGGAAAGCTGCTGGTGAACCAATAAAAGAAGGGGATAATGATTACTTCACTTGCATAACTAAag cTTATGAAATGTTGTCTGATCCAGTGAAAAGACGAGCATTTAACAGTGTAGATCCTACTTTTGATAATTCAGTTCCTTCCAAAAGTGAAGCAAAAGACAATTTCTTCGAAGTATTTTCCCCCGTGTTTGAAAGAAATTCCAG GTGGTCAAATAAGAAGAATGTTCCTAAACTTGGTGATACGAATTCATCATTTGAAGATGTAGATGCATTTTACTCCTTCTG GTATAATTTTGATTCTTGGAGAGAATTTTCTTATTtagatgaagaagaaaaagaaaaggcggAATG TCGTGATGAGAGAAGATGGATTGAAAAGCAGAATAGAGCAACAAgggcacaaagaaaaaaagaagaaatgaacagaaTAAGAACACTGGTTG ATAATGCATATAGCTGTGATCCAAGGATAAAAAAAttcaaggaagaagagaaggccaagaaagaagcagagaagaaagcaaaagcagAAGCAAAACGGAAGGAGCAAGAAGCTAAAGAAAAG CAAAGACAAGCTGAATTAGAAGCTGCCCGgttagctaaagagaaagaagaagaggaagttAGACAACAAGCATTATTGGCAAAGAAGGAGAAAGATATCCAGAAAAAAGCCATTAAGAGGGAAAGACAAAAACTTCGAAATTCATGCAAG ACCTGGAATCACTTTTCTGACAATGAGGCAGAGAGGGTTAAAATGATGGAAGAAGTGGAAAAACTTTGTGATCGGCTTGAATTAGCAAG cttaCAGTGCTTGAATGAAACACTCACCTCGTCTACAAAAGAAGTAGGAAAGGCTGCTCTGGAAAAACAG atagaagaaataaatgagcaaattagaaaagagaaagaggaagctgaggctcgtATGCGACAAGCATCCAAAAATGCCGAGAAATCAACTGGTGGAGGTGGAAATGGCGGTAAAAATTGGTCAGAAGATGATCTGCAATTACTAATTAAAGCTGTGAACCTCTTTCCTGCTGGAACAAATTCAAG CTGTAATATTGGTTGCTCTAGATGGGAAGTTATTGCTAATTACATGAACATACATTCTTCTTCTGGAGTCAAGAGAACTGCCAAAGATGTTATTGGCAAAGCAAAGAGTCTCCAAAAACTTG aCCCTCATCAAAAAGATGACATAAACAAAAAGGcttttgataaatttaaaaaagagcatGGAGTGGTACCTCAAGCAGACAACGCAACACCTTCAGAACGATTTGAAG CAGGTCCATGCACAGATTTCACCCCTTGGACAACAGAAGAGCAGAAGCTTTTGGAACAAGCTTTGAAAACGTATCCAGTAAATACACCTGAAAGATGGGAGAAAATAGCAGACGCAGTGCCTGGCAGAACAAAGAAAGACTGCATGAAACGATATAAG GAACTCGTCGAGATGGTAAAAGCCAAGAAAGCTGCTCAAGAGCAAGTGCTGAATGCAAGTAGAGCCAAGAAGTGA